One Kazachstania africana CBS 2517 chromosome 9, complete genome genomic region harbors:
- the RPL21A gene encoding 60S ribosomal protein eL21 (similar to Saccharomyces cerevisiae RPL21A (YBR191W) and RPL21B (YPL079W); ancestral locus Anc_8.553) has protein sequence MGKSHGYRSRTRYMFQRDFRKHGAIALSTYLKVYKVGDIVDIKANGSIQKGMPHKFYQGKTGVVYNVTKSSVGVIVNKMVGNRYLEKRLNLRVEHVKHSKCRTEFLERVKSNAAKRAEAKAQGVAVQLKRQPAQPREARVVSTEGNVPQTLAPVPYETFI, from the exons ATGGGTAAATC ACATGGTTACAGATCTCGTACTCGTTACATGTTCCAACGTGACTTCAGAAAGCACGGTGCGATTGCATTATCCACCTACTTGAAGGTCTACAAGGTTGGTGACATCGTCGATATCAAGGCTAATGGTTCCATCCAAAAGGGTATGCCACACAAGTTCTACCAAGGTAAAACCGGTGTTGTTTACAACGTCACCAAATCTTCTGTCGGTGTCATTGTCAACAAGATGGTTGGTAACAGATACTTAGAAAAGAGATTGAACTTAAGAGTCGAACACGTTAAGCACTCCAAGTGTAGAACTGAATTCTTAGAGAGAGTTAAGTCTAACGCTGCCAAGAGAGCTGAAGCTAAGGCTCAAGGTGTCGCTGTTCAATTAAAGAGACAACCAGCTCAACCAAGAGAAGCCCGTGTCGTTTCTACTGAAGGTAACGTTCCACAAACCTTAGCCCCAGTTCCATACGAAACTTTCATCTAA
- the PGI1 gene encoding glucose-6-phosphate isomerase (similar to Saccharomyces cerevisiae PGI1 (YBR196C); ancestral locus Anc_8.547), with protein MSNFNLATELPAWSKLQKLYESQGKDLSVKDEFQKNSDRFSKFSKTFDNYDGSKILFDFSKNLVNDEILSTLIELAKEANVTGLRDAMFAGEHINSTEDRAVYHVALRNRANKPMHVDGVNVAPEVDSVLQHMKEFSEQVRSGAWKGYTGKKITDVVNIGIGGSDLGPVMVTEALKHYSGVLDVHFVSNIDGTHLAEVLKVVNPETTLFLIASKTFTTAETITNANSAKKWFLENTGNDQANIAKHFAALSTNETEVAKFGIDTKNMFGFENWVGGRYSVWSAIGLSVALYVGFDNFEAFLKGAEAVDKHFVETPLENNIPLLGGLLSVWYNNFFGAQTHLVAPFDQYLHRFPAYLQQLSMESNGKSVTRGNVFANYSTGSILFGEPATNAQHSFFQLVHQGTKLIPSDFILAAQSHNPIAENLHQKMLASNFFAQAEALMVGKDEAQVKSEGATGGLVPHKIFSGNRPTTSILAQKITPATLGALIAYYEHVTFTEGAIWNINSFDQWGVELGKVLAKVIGKELDDSNKVATHDASTNGLINQFKQWM; from the coding sequence ATGTCTAACTTTAATTTAGCTACTGAATTACCAGCTTGGTCCAAATTACAAAAACTTTACGAATCTCAAGGTAAAGATTTATCTgttaaagatgaatttcaaaagaattcTGACCGTTTCAGCAAATTCTCAAAGACTTTTGACAACTATGACGGTTCCAAGATCCTTTTCGATTTCTCCAAGAATTTAGTCAATGATGAAATCTTATCTACTTTAATCGAATTAGCTAAGGAAGCTAACGTCACCGGTTTAAGAGATGCTATGTTCGCTGGTGAACACATCAACTCCACCGAAGACCGTGCTGTCTACCACGTCGCTTTAAGAAACAGAGCTAACAAGCCAATGCATGTTGACGGTGTCAATGTCGCTCCAGAAGTCGACTCTGTCTTGCAACACATGAAGGAATTCTCCGAACAAGTCCGTTCTGGTGCTTGGAAGGGTTACACCGGTAAGAAGATCACTGACGTTGTCAACATCGGTATCGGTGGTTCCGATTTAGGTCCAGTCATGGTCACTGAAGCTTTAAAGCATTATTCTGGTGTCTTAGACGTCCACTTCGTCTCTAACATTGATGGTACCCATCTTGCTGAAGTCTTAAAGGTTGTCAACCCAGAAACTACCTTATTCTTAATTGCTTCCAAGACTTTCACTACCGCTGAAACCATCACTAATGCTAACTCCGCCAAGAAATGGTTCTTAGAAAACACCGGTAACGATCAAGCTAACATTGCTAAGCATTTCGCTGCCTTATCTACCAACGAAACTGAAGTTGCTAAATTCGGTATCGACACTAAAAACATGTTCGGTTTCGAAAACTGGGTTGGTGGTCGTTACTCCGTCTGGTCTGCTATCGGTCTTTCCGTTGCTTTATACGTTGGTTTCGACAACTTTGAAGCTTTCTTAAAGGGTGCTGAAGCTGTCGACAAGCACTTCGTCGAAACTCCATTAGAAAATAACATCCCATTATTAGGTGGTTTATTATCTGTTTGGTACAACAACTTCTTCGGTGCTCAAACTCACCTTGTCGCTCCATTCGACCAATACTTACACAGATTCCCAGCTTACTTACAACAATTATCCATGGAATCCAACGGTAAGTCTGTCACCAGAGGTAACGTTTTCGCTAACTACTCCACTGGTTCCATCTTATTTGGTGAACCAGCCACTAACGCTCAACACTCTTTCTTCCAATTAGTTCACCAAGGTACTAAGTTAATCCCATCTGATTTCATCTTAGCTGCTCAATCTCACAACCCAATTGCTGAAAACTTACACCAAAAGATGTTAGCTTCCAACTTCTTCGCTCAAGCTGAAGCTTTAATGGTCGGTAAGGACGAAGCTCAAGTCAAGTCTGAAGGTGCTACCGGTGGTTTAGTCCCACACAAGATTTTCTCCGGTAACAGACCAACTACCTCTATTTTAGCTCAAAAGATCACCCCAGCTACTTTAGGTGCTTTAATTGCTTACTACGAACACGTCACTTTCACCGAAGGTGCCATCTGGAACATCAACTCTTTCGACCAATGGGGTGTCGAATTAGGTAAGGTCTTAGCTAAGGTCATTGGTAAGGAATTAGACGACTCTAACAAGGTTGCTACTCACGATGCTTCCACCAACGGTTTAATCAACCAATTCAAGCAATGGATGTAA
- the AIM4 gene encoding Aim4p (similar to Saccharomyces cerevisiae YBR194W; ancestral locus Anc_8.550) — MNHNKERQSNQQKEKEQRTKDRILRLKNASRTKLRDKIKALEVSVKTDPKRKQLLMQLQRDLEFMEQYDLGYEKQERNDNSLGKKSIFYDKDWNPDGIAPKGYRNIPHNPTTFVRKTRLTPQLSGLSNIKLPKV, encoded by the coding sequence ATGAACCATAACAAGGAAAGACAGTCAAACCAGCAGAAGGAGAAAGAACAGAGGACTAAAGACAGAATTTTGAGGTTGAAGAATGCCAGTAGAACGAAGCTTCGAGACAAAATTAAGGCTTTGGAGGTGAGTGTAAAAACTGATCCCAAAAGGAAACAACTCCTTATGCAATTGCAAAGGGACCTGGAATTTATGGAACAGTATGATCTGGGATACGAAAAACAGGAGAGAAATGATAACTCATTGGGTAAAAAGAGTATATTCTATGATAAAGACTGGAATCCAGATGGGATTGCTCCGAAGGGATATAGAAATATACCTCACAATCCCACTACATTTGTACGCAAAACTAGACTAACACCTCAATTATCAGGGCTATCGAACATCAAGCTTCCCAAAGTTTAG
- the KAFR0I00860 gene encoding DMT family transporter (similar to Saccharomyces cerevisiae THI74 (YDR438W) and YML018C; ancestral locus Anc_5.551), translated as MKNSWFLGLSLIFIVVTLWVSSSFLLNALFDDLNYNKPFLITYLSVSSFSIYLTPWIKQIAMSSWKSGSFQIPSDTVITDNAEKESLLTSSAKSNESFTLKETIRLSFLFAVLWFSAAFTSNFSLSYTTVASQTILSSTSSFFTLFIGVLLSIESIDSTKLFGLVVSFMGIVILVTNSNADPVSQFHSNPYYTMIGNILALSSAFIYGVYSTLFKKLINKKLNIKLFFGFIGIFSLVTFWPVLLLLHVTKIEILQFPSNTKILSIVILNCSIAFISDICWAKAILLTNPLIVTMGLSFTIPFAILGDFLFKGNSNFNQIYLIGATLILTSFFFINQKEKTQEPSASITHYDSIV; from the coding sequence ATGAAGAACAGTTGGTTCCTGGGATTATCTTTAATCTTCATAGTGGTAACATTATGGGTCTCATCTTCATTCTTACTGAACGCTCTATTTGATGATCTCAATTATAATAAACCTTTTCTCATCACTTATCTAAGCgtatcatcattttccatATATTTGACACCATGGATCAAACAAATTGCCATGTCTTCTTGGAAATCAGGTTCGTTCCAAATTCCATCAGATACCGTTATCACTGACAACGCCGAGAAAGAATCTCTACTGACATCATCAGCTAAATCTAATGAATCATTCACCCTGAAAGAAACAATTAGATTAAGTTTCCTCTTCGCGGTACTTTGGTTTTCTGCTGCATTCACTTCAaatttctctctttcttaCACCACAGTGGCATCCCAAACAATATTATCTTCcacttcatcatttttcacACTTTTTATTGGTGTACTGCTCAGTATAGAGTCCATCGATTCCACAAAATTATTCGGTCTAGTGGTATCATTCATGGGGATTGTCATTCTAGTGACGAACTCAAATGCGGACCCTGTTTCCCAATTCCACAGTAATCCATACTATACCATGATAGGAAATATTCTCGCTCTTTCAAGTGCATTCATTTATGGTGTATACTCTACattgttcaaaaaattgatcaacAAAAAACTAAACATAAAACTCTTCTTTGGTTTCATTGGTATATTCTCTCTCGTCACTTTCTGGCCAGTGCTACTCCTATTGCACGTAACCAAAATCGAGATTTTACAATTCCCATCAAATACCAAAATCTTATCAATCGTCATTCTAAACTGCTCCATTGCATTCATAAGCGATATTTGTTGGGCTAAAGCCATTCTATTAACCAATCCTTTGATCGTTACAATGGGTCTCAGTTTCACTATACCCTTCGCCATACTAGGAGATTTCCTATTCAAGGGAAATTCGaatttcaatcaaatttacCTCATCGGTGCAACTTTGATTCTTACctcattcttcttcattaatcaaaaggaaaagacTCAAGAACCATCAGCATCCATTACGCACTACGATTCAATCGTTTAA
- the RPS9B gene encoding 40S ribosomal protein uS4 (similar to Saccharomyces cerevisiae RPS9B (YBR189W) and RPS9A (YPL081W); ancestral locus Anc_8.554), producing MPRAPRTYSKTYSTPKRPYESSRLDAELKLAGEFGLKNKREIYRISFQLSKIRRAARDLLTRDEKDPKRLFEGNALIRRLVRVGVLSEDKKKLDYVLALKIEDFLERRLQTQVYKLGLAKSIHHARVLITQRHIAVGKQIVTIPSFMVRLDSEKHIDFASTSPFGGARPGRVARKNSGKNSEEGEAADEE from the exons ATGCCAA GAGCTCCAAGAACTTACTCTAAGACCTACTCTACCCCAAAGAGACCTTACGAATCTTCTCGTTTAGACGCTGAATTAAAGTTAGCTGGTGAATTCGGTTTAAAGAACAAGAGAGAAATCTACAGAATTTCTTTCCAATTATCTAAGATCCGTCGTGCTGCTAGAGATTTATTAACTAGAGACGAAAAGGACCCAAAGAGATTATTCGAAGGTAATGCTTTAATCAGAAGATTAGTCAGAGTTGGTGTTTTATCTGAAgacaagaagaagttaGATTATGTTTTAGCTTTAAAGattgaagatttcttgGAAAGAAGATTACAAACTCAAGTTTACAAGTTAGGTTTAGCTAAGTCTATCCACCACGCTAGAGTTTTGATCACCCAAAGACACATTGCTGTCGGTAAGCAAATCGTCACCATCCCATCTTTCATGGTTAGATTAGACTCCGAAAAGCACATTGACTTTGCTTCTACTTCCCCATTCGGTGGTGCTAGACCAGGTAGAGTTGCTAGAAAGAACTCTGGTAAAAACTCTGAAGAAGGTGAAGCTGCCGACgaagaataa
- the RIM2 gene encoding Rim2p (similar to Saccharomyces cerevisiae RIM2 (YBR192W); ancestral locus Anc_8.552), translated as MGKKSLEEWQNDAIESTPYLASDEKGSNYREPTQIDLKGPKVETHPKVKPWVHFVAGGIGGMAGAVATCPFDLVKTRLQSDIYLSTYKSNANAALKSRYRSLNYMMEGAVHFKETCNIIGNVYKQEGFRSLFKGLGPNLVGVIPARSINFFTYGTTKEIYSRALNNGQESPAIHLLAAATAGWATATATNPIWLIKTRVQLDKAGKTRQYKNSWDCLVNVTKNEGIHGLYKGLSASYLGSVEGVLQWLLYEQMRHLIKQRSIEKFGYNDEGKKSRSDKIKEWCQRSGSAGVAKFIASILTYPHEVVRTRLRQAPVEGGKLKYTGLLQSFKVIVREEGFRSMYSGLTPHLMRTVPNSIIMFGTWELVIRLLS; from the coding sequence ATGGGAAAGAAATCATTAGAAGAATGGCAGAATGATGCCATTGAGTCCACACCATACTTGGCAAGTGACGAGAAGGGCTCTAATTATAGAGAGCCAACGCAGATTGATTTGAAAGGGCCAAAAGTTGAGACTCATCCGAAGGTTAAGCCTTGGGTACATTTTGTTGCTGGAGGAATCGGTGGTATGGCTGGCGCTGTAGCTACTTGTCCATTTGACCTGGTTAAAACACGACTTCAGAGTGATATTTACCTTTCTACCTATAAATCTAATGCAAATGCTGCCTTGAAATCTCGATATAGATCATTAAACTATATGATGGAAGGTGCTGTGCATTTTAAAGAAACATGCAATATCATAGGTAATGTTTATAAACAAGAAGGATTCAGAAGTCTGTTTAAAGGATTGGGTCCCAATTTGGTAGGTGTTATACCGGCTAGAAGTATTAACTTCTTTACGTATGGTACTAcgaaagaaatttattcTAGAGCACTGAATAACGGTCAAGAGTCACCTGCAATTCATTTGCTAGCAGCCGCTACCGCTGGTTGGGCTACTGCTACTGCGACCAATCCAATATGGTTAATCAAAACTAGAGTTCAATTAGACAAGGCAGGCAAGACTAGACAATATAAGAATTCCTGGGATTGTTTAGTGAATGTTACTAAAAATGAAGGTATCCATGGCTTATACAAGGGTCTAAGTGCTTCATATTTGGGATCAGTTGAAGGTGTATTGCAGTGGTTACTATATGAACAAATGAGACATCTCATAAAACAACGATCCATAGAAAAATTTGGCTATAATGACGAGGGAAAGAAAAGTAGGAGCGACAAGATAAAAGAGTGGTGTCAAAGATCCGGTAGTGCAGGTGTAGCAAAATTCATTGCTAGTATATTAACATATCCACACGAAGTTGTAAGAACTAGACTAAGACAAGCACCAGTGGAAGGtggaaaattaaaatataCAGGCCTACTACAGAGTTTCAAAGTAATTGTAAGAGAAGAAGGATTTAGATCAATGTATAGTGGATTAACCCCACATTTAATGAGAACTGTACCAAATAGCATCATTATGTTCGGTACATGGGAGCTTGTAATCAGACTTCTCTCCTAA
- the MSI1 gene encoding Msi1p (similar to Saccharomyces cerevisiae MSI1 (YBR195C); ancestral locus Anc_8.548) yields the protein MTTDAPIEPSSIPDDLQERYSRWKKNTKLLYSYLNTNTSKWPSLTCQFFPDLDTTTDTHRILLSTFTSSQLPEDESLYIANLSTSNHLNWSSLNNFDMDEMEFKPDNSTKFPSKNLNVDISIPFPNGDCNRARYLPQNPDLLAAASSNGSIYIFNRTKHGSRRLNSNQRSFEARLYSTDKMDENFTNSNEAVSIAWNLQKNGTLASSYSQGSIKIWDITKYSCSDPTLRENELTIPFDPEGCNEVTWMVNHDSIFAACSESNKLSLFDVRTKEEMLKMTENIGTHSGGINSCKFNYYNDMLLASADSTGKINMWDIRKLDKEPIKSFNHNSSISTLEWNPNLETILVTAGQDDGLVKIWDTANGQNIFVHGGHMLGVNDVSWDLHDPWLLSSVSNDNSIHVWKPATNLVDIES from the coding sequence ATGACTACTGACGCACCCATTGAACCAAGTTCCATCCCAGATGACTTGCAGGAAAGGTACTCTCGgtggaagaaaaatacgAAGTTGCTCTATAGTTATTTAAATACAAATACATCAAAATGGCCATCATTGACTTGCCAGTTTTTCCCAGATTTAGACACCACTACAGATACACATAGAATTCTTCTCTCGACATTCACCTCATCACAGTTACCAGAAGATGAATCTCTCTATATTGcaaatttatcaacttCGAATCATCTCAATTGGTCGTCtcttaataattttgacaTGGATGAAATGGAATTTAAACCAGATAATTCCACAAAGTTTCCCTCCAAGAATTTGAATGTGGATATATCCATACCCTTCCCCAATGGTGATTGTAATAGAGCAAGATACTTGCCTCAAAATCCCGATTTATTGGCCGCTGCATCTTCAAATGGTtctatttatatttttaatagGACAAAGCATGGTTCACGTAGACTTAATAGTAACCAAAGGTCATTTGAAGCAAGACTATATTCTACAGATAAGAtggatgaaaattttactaattcaaatgaagcAGTCTCCATTGCTTggaatttacaaaaaaatggcACTTTGGCCTCAAGTTATTCACAGGgatcaataaaaatatggGACATTACAAAATACTCATGCTCTGATCCTACTTTACGAGAAAATGAACTCACAATTCCTTTTGACCCAGAGGGATGCAACGAAGTGACGTGGATGGTAAATCatgattcaatttttgcTGCCTGCAGTGAAAGCAATAAATTATCTCTATTCGATGTTAGAACTAAGGAAGAGATGCTGAAAATGACTGAAAACATTGGTACACATAGTGGAGGGATCAATTCGTGTAAGTTCAACTATTATAACGATATGCTCTTGGCTTCTGCAGACTCTACTGGTAAAATTAATATGTGGGATATAAGGAAATTGGATAAGGAACCAATAAAGTCATTTAATCAtaattcttccatttcAACTCTCGAATGGAATCCAAACTTAGAGACAATATTGGTAACTGCGGGACAGGATGATGGTTTGGTTAAAATTTGGGACACAGCCAATGGTCAAAATATCTTCGTTCATGGTGGTCATATGCTGGGCGTTAATGACGTTTCTTGGGACTTACACGATCCTTGGTTATTGTCTAGTGTCTCAAACGACAACTCCATCCATGTATGGAAACCAGCCACAAATCTAGTGGACATAGAATCCTGA
- the DOT1 gene encoding histone methyltransferase DOT1 (similar to Saccharomyces cerevisiae DOT1 (YDR440W); ancestral locus Anc_5.556), which translates to MIGSIPFPHSSTDLNAKNFNEESAQLASVPKRKTSKTPKISNELKNLLEDATRYDPSFDYSLPRSYIRTSNRKIGKNETPETEVKQKISRKPKSVRTSSAKKLSVTKTRTANGKIMSLKKKKKAISKTVAKKEKRQFKSSKTITKQKIVDDDSSQVVSDSSTFVEHDTEQTDVHESITNREKSTFVDWDGPLLDLEYPLFDIDYLNSNESFVGNPTPSTILTEFFQHKRKRQRSPDWSPTYTSVFLHSPLFSHYKEEYHINFAGELDRYNPMSEIGKAIEYTALVYLPEQYSKTLQDDIIKRLNEAYDKENLPSFVEAVSDYNSFIGKIPRSEIINHLQNVKQVPQTFIHDFLHIPYTRTIHLNASKLKHYEAFSNYVYGELLPGFLTEVFLKCGLGPDKTFMDLGSGVGNCVIQAALEHGCKLSLGCEIMPDASELAELQYKELLERCKLMGFNMAPIEFLSKQSFVNNDRINQLVPECDVLLINNFLFDSALNREVQKILQSAKPGCKIISLKNLRSFGHTINFNDLENILNRIKVEKSDLKENSVSWTHNGGEYYISTVLEGIDESLLDPTARFRRQKRQLKYTR; encoded by the coding sequence ATGATCGGGTCAATTCCATTTCCCCATTCGTCAACAGATCTCAATgctaaaaattttaatgagGAGAGTGCACAGTTGGCTTCGGTGCCCAAACGGAAGACTAGCAAGACACCTAAAATTAGcaatgaattgaagaatttgcTAGAAGACGCAACTAGATACGACCCATCCTTTGATTATTCATTACCTAGAAGTTACATAAGGACATCTAACAGGAAAATAGGAAAAAACGAGACGCCAGAGACTGAAGTTAAGCAAAAGATATCTAGAAAGCCAAAATCAGTGCGAACCTCAAGTGCAAAGAAGCTTTCTGTGACTAAAACTAGGACTGCCAATGGTAAGATTATGTCcctaaagaagaagaaaaaagctATAAGCAAAACTGTCgccaagaaagaaaaacgCCAATTTAAATCGAGTAAGACTATTACGAAGCAAAAAATTGTAGACGACGATTCCTCACAAGTTGTCTCTGATTCATCGACATTTGTTGAACATGATACCGAACAGACGGATGTACATGAATCCATAACAAATCGAGAAAAATCAACTTTTGTGGATTGGGATGGTCCTTTGCTCGACCTGGAATACCCACTCTTCGATATCGACTATCTAAATTCTAATGAAAGTTTTGTAGGGAACCCTACACCTTCTACCATCTTAACTGAGTTTTTTCAacacaaaagaaaaaggcAACGTTCGCCAGATTGGAGCCCCACGTATACTTCAGTTTTTTTACATTCTCCCTTATTTTCACATTATAAAGAGGAATATCATATTAATTTTGCTGGAGAGCTAGATAGGTATAACCCAATGTCAGAGATTGGCAAAGCAATTGAATATACAGCGTTAGTTTATCTACCAGAACAATATTCGAAAACTTTAcaagatgatattattaaaagACTAAATGAAGCATACGACAAAGAAAACTTACCCTCTTTTGTTGAGGCAGTTTCTGATTATAACTCATTTATCGGGAAAATTCCAAGATCAGAAATTATTAATCACTTGCAAAATGTAAAACAAGTACCTCAAACGTTCATTCACGACTTTTTGCATATTCCATACACTAGAACAATCCATTTAAatgcttcaaaattaaaacatTATGAAGCATTCAGTAATTACGTTTATGGTGAACTCTTACCTGGATTTTTAACCGAAGTGTTTTTGAAGTGTGGGTTAGGCCCCGATAAAACTTTTATGGATTTAGGATCGGGCGTTGGCAATTGTGTCATTCAAGCCGCCTTAGAACATGGCTGCAAATTAAGTCTTGGCTGTGAGATTATGCCCGATGCTAGTGAACTAGCTGAGCTACAGtataaagaattattagaacGCTGCAAATTGATGGGATTCAACATGGCACCAATTGAGTTTTTATCAAAACAAAGCTTTGTCAACAACGATAGAATTAACCAACTGGTTCCTGAGTGTGACGTTCttctaataaataattttctctttgataGTGCTTTAAACAGGGAGGTTCAAAAAATACTACAAAGCGCTAAACCAGGCTGTAAAATTATTAgcttaaaaaatttaagaaGTTTTGGTCATACgattaattttaatgatctagaaaacattttgaatagaATCAAAGTAGAGAAATCAGATCTTAAGGAGAATAGCGTCTCATGGACACATAATGGCGGAGAATATTACATTTCAACTGTATTAGAGGGTATAGACGAATCCCTACTAGATCCAACGGCCAGATTCAGGCGCCAAAAGAGACAACTCAAATATACTCGATGA
- the MED8 gene encoding RNA polymerase II mediator complex subunit MED8 (similar to Saccharomyces cerevisiae MED8 (YBR193C); ancestral locus Anc_8.551): protein MSQDSINLPPRTAPHDGTKPDFSGVPSQALDAVRMRLAQLTHSLRKIKDELSKANLPQWYSLQSQLNVTLSQFSSVTSTLQHFQDTLDTTVVYPLTKFPTTSHENLLTTLLRKKYAPEIDEWIKSTKEASGLNAESITQQEIDRIHQNDKEITTWALEIFAKEFDDHNFKGFQTKRESTSDSDSEQIYVPSSSRYKPKTTFEVEDILNFTYKGEHKSLEVKK from the coding sequence ATGTCACAGGACAGCATTAACCTACCACCCAGGACAGCACCTCATGATGGAACAAAACCTGACTTCTCTGGGGTCCCAAGCCAGGCATTAGACGCAGTAAGGATGCGATTAGCACAGCTAACGCACTCTTTGAGgaaaattaaagatgaattatCGAAGGCTAATCTCCCGCAATGGTACTCTTTACAGTCACAACTAAATGTAACTTTATCACAGTTTTCTTCTGTCACATCCACTTTGCAGCATTTTCAAGACACTTTAGACACAACGGTAGTATATCCCTTAACTAAGTTTCCCACAACGTCGCATGAAAATCTCTTAACCACTCtattaagaaagaaatatgcTCCAGAGATCGATGAATGGATTAAATCAACCAAGGAAGCATCGGGTCTCAATGCAGAATCAATCACACAACAAGAGATTGACAGAATACATCAAAAcgataaagaaattacTACGTGGGCGTTGGAAATCTTCGCCAAAGAGTTTGACGATCACAATTTCAAGGGCTTTCAGACGAAGAGAGAGTCCACAAGTGATTCTGATTCAGAACAGATATATGTCCCATCTTCAAGCCGTTATAAACCTAAAACAACATTCGAAGTTGAAGATATACTGAATTTCACTTACAAAGGAGAACATAAGTCACTGGAAGTGAAAAAGTGA
- the KAFR0I00780 gene encoding uncharacterized protein (similar to Saccharomyces cerevisiae NTC20 (YBR188C); ancestral locus Anc_8.556), which produces MSLFIKLLNERDDRLGKLRSEAHLKGGDIIVQKPPSGHARAVIEEPASVMTASPTGEFSDQEIGHVRDAPMKTTVKNESNDVDDFKLSLKPQLEELDARTDTKIKFLVRQRIVNQALNSENSE; this is translated from the coding sequence ATGTCTTTGTTCATAAAGTTGCTTAATGAAAGGGATGACAGATTAGGAAAATTAAGATCAGAGGCCCACTTGAAAGGAGGTGATATCATAGTACAGAAGCCTCCCTCTGGGCATGCTAGAGCAGTAATTGAAGAGCCTGCATCTGTGATGACAGCATCGCCAACAGGTGAGTTCAGCGACCAAGAGATAGGTCATGTACGTGATGCTCCTATGAAAACGACTGTGAAGAATGAGTCTAATGATgttgatgattttaaaTTGAGTCTCAAACCACAACTGGAAGAGCTCGATGCGAGGACAGATACCAAGATCAAATTTCTTGTGAGGCAGAGAATCGTTAATCAGGCATTGAATTCAGAAAACAGCGAGTAG
- the LRS4 gene encoding Lrs4p (similar to Saccharomyces cerevisiae LRS4 (YDR439W); ancestral locus Anc_5.553) has translation MSTLVQLISNYYKSVEKAEKIYNHYIAREPNLSTTSSAPKIVNETLLLQKQLSDLTSQVQNLKRENDNLKESIKLYKALNESKISNYKKIIDNLQNDNTVKDNKDFSFHLLSPVIDRKRSVLGSHTIFDKRVRSDSDEVEDVLVKFDTPSLKDFSNDDDDDDDDDDEEEDAFSTASNTSKKRKLTKRKINNIRDDDNDNNSN, from the coding sequence ATGTCTACGCTTGTTCAATtgatatcaaattattacaaatcGGTAGAGAAAgctgaaaaaatttacaacCATTACATTGCCAGAGAGCCGAATCTTTCAACCACATCATCGGCACCAAAGATAGTTAACGAAACTTTACTCCTTCAAAAACAATTATCTGATCTAACTTCCCAagtacaaaatttgaaaagagagaatGACAATTTAAAGGAATCAATCAAGTTGTACAAGGCATTGAATGAAtcgaaaatatcaaattataagaaaattatagataatttacaaaacGATAATACCGTTAAGGACAACAAAGATTTTAGTTTCCATTTACTCTCACCAGTAATAGACAGGAAACGTAGCGTACTAGGGTCACACACAATATTCGACAAGCGTGTACGAAGTGACAGTGACGAAGTAGAAGACGTTTTGGTCAAATTTGATACTCCAAGCTTGAAAGACTTTTCTAACGATGACgacgatgacgatgatgacgatgacgaGGAAGAAGACGCTTTTTCGACAGCTTCCAACACTAGTAAGAAACGTAAACTCACAAAGAGAAAGATCAACAATATCAGAGACGATGACAACGATAATAACAGTAATTAA